A genomic window from Chlorobium phaeobacteroides DSM 266 includes:
- the purS gene encoding phosphoribosylformylglycinamidine synthase subunit PurS, with the protein MSYKAKIKVTLRQSILDVQGKAVDHALKNLGYASVASARIGKYIEVSINEAERGDAERICCEICEKLLSNPVMENYFFELESEPVN; encoded by the coding sequence ATGTCCTATAAAGCAAAAATTAAGGTTACCCTTCGCCAATCCATCCTTGACGTTCAGGGTAAGGCTGTTGATCATGCGCTGAAGAACCTCGGGTATGCTTCTGTTGCATCGGCAAGAATTGGCAAATATATCGAGGTTAGTATCAATGAAGCAGAACGGGGAGATGCTGAACGCATCTGCTGTGAGATTTGTGAAAAGCTTCTTTCAAATCCGGTAATGGAAAACTACTTCTTTGAACTGGAATCTGAACCTGTAAATTAA